In Candidatus Hydrogenedentota bacterium, the genomic stretch CGTATGCCGTCCTCTGTATCGCAACGGGGCGCATTGAGCAAGCCTTCTATTTCTGTCTCGCTCAGGCATCTCGGCAATCGCCGGGTGAGATGGGGCGCCTCTGTCAAGGCAGTCACATTTGTGTCACACAGGGATTCCTCGACCAAAAAGCGGTGAAATCGACGTATCGCCGTTAAGTGTCGGGCAACGGAGCGCGGCGAAAGCCCTTCGTCTTGGAGTCTGCCCAAATAATCCAGAATATCCTCGAAGAGGATTTCTTGCAAGGCGTTGATCTCTTGTTCTTCCAAAAATCGAAAGTAACGCTGGATATCGGCTCCGTAGGCGGCAAGGGTTTTCGTAGATAGACCCGCCTCGAAAACAAGATGCTCCATAAAGGGATCGAAATATCGGGTCAGAAAAGCTGCCTTGCTGCTCATAACGAGGCTCCAAAAAAAACACGCCTTGGCGTCGCGCTAACGCCACCAAGGCGCAGTGTAAGTCAATTTAAAAGGGTTATGGTACTTAGCCGGCCAGCGTAATCTTGAACTCGGCGCGACGATTCAGCTTGCGGTTCGCGGCGGAATCATTCGCAACTGCCGGGCGATCATAGCTGAAGCTCTGCGTCTGGATGCGGGCTTCTTCGATGCCGTTTTCGATCATATACTTCTTAACGGCGTCGGCACGGCGTTGACCAAGACCCATGTTGTACTCATGGGTACCGATGTTACAGGTATGCCCTTCGATAAGCACGGTGTCGCCGGGATATTTCTTCATTTCGGCAATCAGCTTATCCACTTCGGCTTTACCTTCGGCTTTAAGCACGGCTTTGTCAAAGTCGAACAGAACGTTGTTCAAAATGATCGCAGTGCGTGCGGGAGGAGCAGGAGGCGTCTCTACAGGCGCGGGCTCTTCCACTACCGGGGCTTCAGGTTTGCAGGCTTGGTAGACAATACCACGGTTGCCCCACAGCTCAGCATCGTTCACGTTGCTGGCGGGAACCGTCGGCCACCACCAGTAGCCGCAACGGCTCATCTGCGCCGGACATCTGCCGCTTTCGGGTTGTGGTTCCGGCACAGCGCCGGTGTTACCCCACCACGACATATCGTCCCACACTTTCGCTGCTTGTGCAGGAAGACCAATGGCAACAACGGCCACTAAACATGCCACTACCACAAATTTCTTCATCTTGGTTCTCCTTCTCGCTAAAGGTTCTTTTGTAAGCGCCCTTCCACAAAAATAACTCTTTACAAAACTACTAACATTGACAATCGTCTTCATAGACATATTAAACCAGAAAAGCATCCGAAAAGTCAAGCACTATTTTGTATCCGCTGTCTGGATTCTTTTCACTGAATCGGATCCATCCATTCAGTTTGACGCATTGTACCACATTAAAAACCAAATCGCAACTTTTTAAACTACATTTATTTTTGTGGGGCGCTCAATTCAGTACGGTTTCTATAACAGATTTTAGACTGTATACATTCCTGAAATCAAATAAGACACCTTCTTTTCCCATGGCACGCCTCCTTTCCGCGGAAAGGCGTCAAAGCCGCACGCCAAAGCAATTTTCCTTGCCTCGCTTGATATATAATCCAAGATTAACAGACACTGAAACCAAGCTATATATTTTAGGGTTTAAGTTTTGTGAACCTGCACTATAGAACCGGTTCACCGACTTAAGATAACAACAGACCTTAAACAACAAAAAGGAGTTACACCGTGATATCTGCTCTGCTTATATTTTTCTATACAGGCACAAGCCTTGAGGCGCCGCCCTTCTACCCGGACAAAAGCCGCTTACTTTGCGTGCAGGAAAAAGACGGAAGCTACACCGCTGTTGAATCCATTGAAACATGGCAGCGGCGGAGAGAACATATTTTGGAAAATGTCTGCTTAGTCATGGGGCCTCTTCCCGATCAGGCGCGCGATACTGCCCCCGACTATCAACTTTTAGAGGAAATAGACACACCCCGCTATAAGCGCCAAAGCATTCGCTACAACGCTGAACCGGGGCCGGCAGTGACCGCTTTTCTTTTTCTCCCGCACCAACAAAAAGAAACACGGCCCGCCATGATGTGCCTCCATCCCACCTCGTCTTTAGGCAAACGTATCGTGGCAGGCGAAGGGGAAAAGCCCAATCGTAATTATGCCTCTGAGCTTGCCGAGCGGGGCTATGTGGTGTTGGCACCCGATTATCCCGGCTTCGGTGATGATGTAGACGCGCGCAAAGGGCTTTACGAAGCAGGCTATGTGAGTTGTTCGATGAAAGGCATTTGGAACCACCTGCGCGGCGTCGATCTCTTGGCGAGTCTGCCCCAAGTCGATCCTCAACGCATGGGATGTATCGGTCATTCTTTGGGCGGACACAATACCCTTTTCCTCGGTCTATTTGATACCCGCTTGCGC encodes the following:
- a CDS encoding alpha/beta fold hydrolase, producing MQEKDGSYTAVESIETWQRRREHILENVCLVMGPLPDQARDTAPDYQLLEEIDTPRYKRQSIRYNAEPGPAVTAFLFLPHQQKETRPAMMCLHPTSSLGKRIVAGEGEKPNRNYASELAERGYVVLAPDYPGFGDDVDARKGLYEAGYVSCSMKGIWNHLRGVDLLASLPQVDPQRMGCIGHSLGGHNTLFLGLFDTRLRVLVTSCGFNSFTKYMGGDLTGWSHDGYMPRIADIYGSDAANMPFDFTEVVAALAPRTLFINAPLHDDNFEVSGVRDVIDSATPVYALYGAQDALHIRYPEAEHDFPTKERYEAYAVIDEILSK
- a CDS encoding OmpA family protein, with protein sequence MKKFVVVACLVAVVAIGLPAQAAKVWDDMSWWGNTGAVPEPQPESGRCPAQMSRCGYWWWPTVPASNVNDAELWGNRGIVYQACKPEAPVVEEPAPVETPPAPPARTAIILNNVLFDFDKAVLKAEGKAEVDKLIAEMKKYPGDTVLIEGHTCNIGTHEYNMGLGQRRADAVKKYMIENGIEEARIQTQSFSYDRPAVANDSAANRKLNRRAEFKITLAG
- a CDS encoding site-specific integrase; amino-acid sequence: MSSKAAFLTRYFDPFMEHLVFEAGLSTKTLAAYGADIQRYFRFLEEQEINALQEILFEDILDYLGRLQDEGLSPRSVARHLTAIRRFHRFLVEESLCDTNVTALTEAPHLTRRLPRCLSETEIEGLLNAPRCDTEDGIR